The following are from one region of the Camelus dromedarius isolate mCamDro1 chromosome 16, mCamDro1.pat, whole genome shotgun sequence genome:
- the LOC135323210 gene encoding leucine-rich repeat-containing protein 37A-like — MVTPEPAKEGEFTAAQQEPRPQPPEYSVEAEPSPTPQDATGQPPEPPEEAEPSPGEQGRPAQPYEPNGEVVPFSTQQESPAQPTEHPEVVNPATQQESPAQSPAEIEPSATQQESTAQRPQSPAEAEPSPAHSQDHVTTASPPGQDQAQSLQWPSVTVKPVDLALTITSGPTSEAGPSPPQQEASSQSAGSPEQLEPLLVEQEVPEQPPAPSGNGEPSPVQLEPPTQPPETSTAATAQHPVHNEVTFSPAGPGEAQHPVMPSTIGKPLDLTVVITPEPAKEAESSPEQQEGSAHFPVSPEQAEISPVQSKPLSPSPEHPGKVESPRTTRGHSSDYRSP; from the coding sequence AtggtcactccagagcctgcTAAGGAAGGCGAGTTTACCGCAGCCCAGCAGGAGCCCCGGCCTCAGCCTCCTGAATATTCTGTGGAGGCAGAACCTTCTCCAACCCCGCAGGATGCCACAGGTCAGCCTCCAGAGCCTCCTGAGGAAGCTGAGCCTTCTCCAGGTGAACAGGGACGACCGGCTCAGCCTTATGAGCCTAATGGGGAAGTTGTACCCTTCTCAacccagcaggagagcccagctcagcccacagaGCATCCTGAGGTGGTGAACCCAGCCacccagcaggagagcccagctcagTCTCCAGCAGAGATAGAGCCTTCCGCAACCCAGCAGGAAAGCACAGCTCAGCGTCCACAGTCTCCCGCTGAGGCCGAACCCTCTCCAGCTCATTCTCAAGATCATGTGACAACAGCTTCTCCTCCAGGCCAGGATCAAGCTCAGTCTCTGCAGTGGCCCAGTGTCACTGTTAAACCTGTGGACCTTGCACTCACCATAACTTCAGGGCCCACAAGTGAAGCTGGACCTTCTCCGCCCCAACAGGAGGCCTCATCTCAGTCTGCAGGGTCCCCTGAGCAGTTGGAACCGTTACTGGTCGAGCAGGAGGTTCCGGAACAGCCTCCAGCCCCCTCAGGAAATGGTGAACCTTCTCCAGTCCAGCTTGAGCCCCCAACTCAGCCTCCAGAGACCTCTACAGCTGCCACAGCTCAACATCCAGTACATAATGAGGTGACGTTCTCACCTGCAGGGCCAGGTGAAGCTCAGCATCCAGTGATGCCTAGTACCATAGGCAAACCCCTGGATCTCACAGTTGTCATCACTCCAGAGCCTGCTAAGGAGGCTGAAAGttccccagagcagcaggagggctCTGCTCATTTTCCCGTTTCCCCCGAGCAGGCTGAAATTTCTCCAGTCCAGTCTAAGCCTCTTTCTCCGTCTCCGGAGCACCCTGGGAAGGTTGAATCTCCCAGGACAACAAGAGGCCACAGCTCAGACTACAGGTCCCCCTGA